The proteins below are encoded in one region of Spirochaetota bacterium:
- a CDS encoding magnesium transporter yields the protein VIILGFIGLLTASILRSFQGTLERLIILAFYMPLLTSAGGNTGSQSATVVIRAMALNKLYPGDIVKVIRKEFLISTMLCICLGLLTYLRVVMFPGSQNMVSEFSLKSIAFLVSLSLSIQVIWSTIFGAVIPMIATKIKLDPVVISSPALTTLVDMGGIAIYFTTAKLILGI from the coding sequence GGTTATTATTCTGGGTTTTATTGGACTATTAACTGCCAGCATACTTCGGAGTTTCCAGGGTACTCTTGAAAGGCTAATAATCCTGGCATTTTATATGCCGCTTTTAACCTCAGCAGGGGGTAATACAGGTTCTCAGTCTGCTACAGTTGTTATTAGAGCTATGGCATTGAATAAGTTATATCCAGGGGATATTGTTAAAGTGATAAGGAAGGAATTCCTTATAAGCACAATGCTTTGCATATGTCTGGGTTTATTAACATACCTTAGGGTAGTAATGTTCCCCGGTAGCCAGAACATGGTTTCAGAATTTAGCCTTAAAAGCATTGCCTTTCTAGTATCGCTTTCTCTGTCCATTCAGGTGATATGGTCCACAATTTTTGGAGCGGTTATACCCATGATAGCAACAAAGATAAAGTTAGACCCTGTTGTAATTTCCAGCCCCGCATTGACAACTCTTGTGGATATGGGAGGGATTGCAATATATTTTACTACCGCAAAGTTGATACTTGGGATTTGA
- a CDS encoding secondary thiamine-phosphate synthase enzyme YjbQ: MKSYTKYLTFTTKARRDYINITNTVRDFVRETGIKEGLCLVNAMHITASVFINDAEGGLIQDFDDFLEKLAPHKPIDQYKHNNTGEDNGDAHLKRTIMGREVIIAVTNGNLDFGPWEQIFYGEFDGKRPKRVLVKVIGE, translated from the coding sequence ATGAAGTCATATACAAAATATCTGACATTTACAACAAAGGCAAGACGTGATTACATAAATATTACTAATACAGTAAGGGATTTTGTTAGGGAAACAGGAATCAAAGAGGGTCTCTGCTTGGTAAATGCGATGCATATTACTGCCTCTGTATTTATTAACGATGCTGAAGGCGGACTCATTCAGGATTTCGATGATTTCCTAGAGAAGCTAGCTCCTCATAAGCCAATAGATCAGTACAAACATAATAATACCGGAGAAGATAATGGAGATGCTCATTTGAAGAGAACCATCATGGGACGAGAAGTGATAATTGCAGTTACAAATGGGAACCTTGATTTTGGTCCTTGGGAGCAGATCTTTTATGGTGAGTTCGATGGAAAGAGGCCAAAAAGGGTATTAGTAAAGGTAATTGGCGAATAG